A stretch of the Nitrososphaerota archaeon genome encodes the following:
- a CDS encoding translation initiation factor IF-2 subunit gamma, translating to MASKGRLIPRQPEVNIGTAGHVDHGKTTLVEAITGIWTSAHSEELKRGITIRVGYADAAIYKCPICPSPDRYSPYPTCPHCGSSTVLQRVVSFVDCPGHESLMASMLSGAAVMDGALLVIAANEPVPQPQTREHLMALQMLGMKHIVIVQNKVELVDDQKALESYHAIKRFVTGTVAENAVIIPISAQNRINIDAVLEAIETNIPTPQRDPNAPPLMQILRSFDVNKPGTSVQDLKGGVVGGTLLQGELKVGDEIEIRPGLIDGKPQPLFTKIRSLGTSAGLVEKVKPGGLIAIGTSLDPVLTKSDSLLGSVVGHPNTLPPILDSISMSVQLFETAVGSPDLAKVEKIRSGEVLRLNVGTAVTIGNVKATKENIVEATLRRPVCADKGAKVAISRRIGDRWRLIGAGVLN from the coding sequence ATGGCATCTAAGGGGCGTTTAATCCCAAGGCAGCCTGAAGTCAACATAGGCACAGCAGGGCACGTAGACCACGGGAAGACAACGTTAGTCGAGGCTATCACAGGAATATGGACGAGCGCGCATAGTGAGGAACTTAAGAGGGGTATAACTATAAGGGTTGGTTACGCAGATGCAGCCATTTACAAGTGCCCTATCTGCCCGAGCCCAGACCGATACTCACCTTACCCAACGTGTCCGCACTGCGGCTCATCCACTGTTCTGCAAAGGGTTGTGAGCTTCGTCGACTGCCCGGGGCACGAAAGTCTCATGGCCAGTATGCTCTCAGGCGCCGCTGTGATGGATGGGGCCCTGCTGGTTATTGCCGCTAACGAGCCGGTTCCACAGCCTCAGACTAGAGAACATCTCATGGCGCTTCAGATGCTGGGGATGAAGCATATCGTAATAGTTCAGAATAAAGTTGAGTTGGTCGATGACCAGAAGGCGTTAGAATCATACCATGCGATCAAAAGGTTCGTCACTGGGACCGTTGCTGAAAACGCGGTAATTATACCAATTTCAGCTCAGAATCGAATAAACATAGATGCGGTTTTAGAGGCTATCGAAACAAACATACCCACACCTCAGCGTGATCCAAATGCGCCACCATTAATGCAGATCTTACGCTCTTTTGATGTAAATAAACCGGGCACAAGCGTTCAAGACCTTAAAGGGGGTGTAGTAGGGGGTACGCTGCTCCAAGGCGAGCTGAAGGTTGGTGATGAAATAGAGATAAGACCGGGTTTAATAGATGGGAAGCCTCAGCCGCTTTTTACTAAGATTAGGAGCTTGGGTACAAGTGCTGGGCTTGTGGAGAAAGTGAAGCCTGGAGGGTTGATCGCTATAGGCACATCTCTCGACCCAGTGTTAACGAAGTCTGATTCACTTCTGGGCTCTGTAGTTGGGCATCCCAATACGCTTCCACCTATTCTAGACTCCATTAGCATGTCGGTCCAGCTCTTTGAGACAGCTGTTGGTTCACCAGACTTGGCTAAGGTTGAGAAGATAAGGAGCGGCGAAGTTCTGCGGCTTAATGTTGGCACAGCTGTGACAATAGGCAACGTGAAAGCGACGAAAGAGAACATAGTTGAGGCAACTCTCCGCCGCCCAGTGTGCGCAGATAAAGGGGCGAAGGTAGCTATATCAAGACGCATCGGGGACCGTTGGCGTCTTATAGGAGCCGGAGTATTGAACTGA
- a CDS encoding DNA-directed RNA polymerase, translated as MFYIVELKDVIRVPPSKFGTPLKDVAYETLRAKYESSISPEYGYLIYIIDLDVDRVGKIIPGDGATYHHVSFKALAFLPKLQEVIEGEVVEVTDFGAFIRIGPADALLHLSQIADDYLTCDVKQGVITAAQSKRTLSVGSKVRVRVTAVSLGRGAAAGKIGVTCRQPFLGALEWIEEDLKKVEAKPEAKKAEKKEKG; from the coding sequence TTGTTCTACATAGTCGAGTTAAAGGATGTTATTAGGGTGCCGCCATCCAAGTTTGGCACACCCTTAAAGGATGTAGCTTATGAAACACTCAGAGCCAAATATGAGAGCAGTATAAGCCCGGAGTACGGCTACTTGATCTACATAATTGATTTAGATGTGGATAGGGTGGGGAAGATAATACCCGGAGATGGAGCGACTTATCATCATGTCAGCTTTAAAGCTTTAGCGTTTTTGCCTAAGCTGCAAGAGGTTATAGAGGGTGAGGTTGTGGAGGTCACCGACTTCGGCGCCTTCATAAGGATAGGTCCGGCTGATGCTTTACTCCATCTTTCACAGATTGCTGATGATTACTTGACTTGTGATGTGAAGCAAGGTGTGATAACAGCGGCGCAGTCCAAGAGGACGCTTTCGGTAGGCTCTAAAGTCAGGGTTAGAGTTACTGCAGTAAGTCTGGGTCGTGGTGCTGCTGCTGGGAAGATAGGTGTAACTTGCCGTCAACCCTTCCTGGGCGCTCTGGAGTGGATAGAAGAAGATTTGAAGAAGGTTGAGGCTAAGCCTGAAGCAAAGAAGGCTGAGAAGAAGGAGAAAGGGTAA
- a CDS encoding DUF359 domain-containing protein, giving the protein MGISAFYPLPEDLRSELKKPLGKLIRSSEISKQRLLEEVCGAKFVVAVGDATSESLSRLKLQPHIYVVDGKEQRGVRQPPLLEARSEIKVKNPPGFISEEAFEAILKAAALEKPVRILVEGEEDLLALVFLATYPSSTLLFYGQPNEGVVAAKVERCREKAIYVLERMGVPRRLIKPLQEADLSS; this is encoded by the coding sequence TTGGGTATATCGGCGTTTTATCCTCTCCCTGAGGATCTTAGGTCTGAGCTTAAAAAGCCGTTAGGCAAGCTCATACGAAGTAGCGAAATCTCCAAGCAGCGTTTACTAGAAGAGGTTTGTGGTGCCAAATTTGTGGTAGCTGTCGGCGACGCTACCTCGGAATCTTTAAGTCGTCTGAAACTTCAGCCACACATCTATGTTGTAGATGGTAAAGAGCAGAGAGGTGTAAGGCAGCCCCCTCTCTTAGAGGCTAGGAGTGAGATCAAGGTGAAGAATCCACCTGGCTTTATATCTGAAGAGGCGTTTGAGGCGATCTTGAAAGCAGCAGCGTTAGAGAAACCGGTGAGAATACTTGTTGAAGGTGAGGAGGATCTTCTTGCTCTTGTCTTCCTAGCCACATACCCGTCTTCAACGCTTTTGTTTTACGGTCAGCCGAATGAGGGCGTTGTCGCAGCTAAAGTAGAGCGGTGTAGAGAGAAGGCGATCTATGTTCTTGAGAGAATGGGTGTACCCAGAAGATTGATAAAACCTCTACAAGAGGCTGACCTATCTTCTTAA
- the larE gene encoding ATP-dependent sacrificial sulfur transferase LarE codes for MEPSSAGLKDLRKALVELDPQLREKAEALFNWFKEKKKVVVALSGGVDSSLVAAFARLALGDNATAVTGISPTLAPSELEDAKRVAKFINIRHILLQYSEEANEKVAANPPDRCYYCRSELANLLKHVHLEEANVTLVDGGVVDDLKMRRPGVTALREKGVRSPLQEVGLSKQEVRLIAKALGLPNYDKPSNACLASRFPYGQKITPNDAQRVAEAEEQIKKTTGVKQIRVRVHGDLARIEVGREERKLFFNEEILDRIHSNLRALGFKYITLDLAGYRTGSLDEML; via the coding sequence ATGGAGCCGAGCTCTGCGGGGTTGAAGGATCTGAGAAAAGCGCTCGTTGAACTAGATCCGCAACTCAGGGAGAAAGCCGAAGCCCTATTCAATTGGTTCAAAGAGAAGAAGAAGGTTGTTGTAGCCCTCTCAGGTGGTGTGGACAGCTCTCTAGTAGCAGCATTCGCAAGGCTAGCATTAGGCGATAACGCAACAGCGGTCACAGGCATCTCCCCAACACTAGCCCCTTCAGAGCTTGAAGACGCTAAAAGAGTAGCCAAATTCATAAACATAAGACACATCTTACTTCAGTACTCAGAAGAAGCCAACGAGAAGGTGGCTGCAAACCCTCCAGATCGATGTTACTACTGCAGAAGTGAGCTCGCTAATTTGCTGAAACACGTACACCTAGAAGAGGCTAATGTTACACTTGTGGATGGAGGAGTAGTAGACGACCTGAAGATGAGACGTCCTGGCGTAACGGCGCTTAGAGAGAAGGGTGTACGGAGCCCACTTCAGGAAGTTGGTTTATCAAAGCAGGAGGTCAGACTTATTGCAAAAGCGTTGGGGCTACCGAACTACGATAAGCCCTCTAACGCCTGTTTAGCATCCCGCTTCCCCTATGGTCAAAAGATAACGCCTAACGATGCACAAAGGGTTGCCGAGGCTGAAGAACAGATCAAAAAGACTACAGGCGTTAAGCAGATAAGAGTTAGAGTGCACGGCGACTTAGCAAGAATCGAGGTGGGTAGAGAAGAGCGTAAACTATTCTTTAACGAAGAAATCTTGGACAGAATACACTCGAATCTAAGAGCCTTAGGGTTCAAATACATAACACTCGACTTAGCAGGGTATAGGACAGGTAGCTTAGATGAAATGCTCTAG
- the prf1 gene encoding peptide chain release factor 1 yields MDGVPTSRSVALYRVKRLLAELSEKKGRGTELISLYIPPKKALHEVISALREEYGTAANIKSDTTRNHVMDALVKTMQRLKLYKTTPENGLVIFCGALPTDGPGSEAIFLYEVYPPKPVQTYLYRCDDHFHLDILRDMLKEEKTIGLLSIDATEAAIGVLAGSRFEIVDEVTSGVSGKHRAGGQSARRFERLREMELTEYYHRVARHANKALLEDHNVQGLIVGGPGGTKDDFLKGEYLDYRLRKMILAVLDTSYAGREGLRELVDKASDILQDIRLIEEKKLVTRFLKEVNSADGLAIYSVKDVLEALQKGSVETVLVSEDLDWIHLKMVCAKCGSTREANIPRSNYIQEKQKLISTPCENCGSLEFEVSEQDFIEYLADQAYLSGANVEVISSRSEEGEMLKSFGGLAALLRYR; encoded by the coding sequence GTGGATGGTGTGCCTACTTCAAGATCTGTGGCATTATATAGGGTGAAGCGTCTCCTCGCCGAGCTGTCAGAGAAGAAGGGTCGGGGGACTGAGCTGATCTCACTCTATATACCGCCAAAGAAGGCTCTGCACGAAGTCATATCAGCCCTAAGAGAAGAGTACGGCACAGCAGCCAACATCAAATCCGATACGACAAGAAACCATGTGATGGATGCGTTGGTCAAGACCATGCAGCGGCTCAAGCTCTACAAGACCACTCCAGAGAATGGGTTGGTGATCTTCTGCGGCGCCCTACCCACCGATGGACCTGGGAGCGAAGCCATCTTCCTGTACGAAGTCTACCCGCCTAAACCTGTTCAAACATACCTCTACAGATGTGACGACCACTTCCACCTGGACATACTAAGGGATATGCTGAAAGAGGAGAAGACCATAGGGCTGCTCTCCATAGACGCTACTGAAGCAGCCATAGGCGTCCTAGCAGGCTCACGGTTTGAAATAGTAGATGAAGTTACATCAGGGGTAAGCGGCAAACATAGGGCAGGGGGGCAATCCGCAAGAAGATTCGAGAGGTTAAGAGAAATGGAGCTCACAGAATACTATCACAGGGTAGCGAGGCACGCAAACAAAGCGCTACTAGAAGACCACAACGTCCAAGGTCTAATAGTAGGAGGACCAGGAGGTACAAAGGACGACTTCCTAAAAGGCGAATACCTCGACTATAGGCTGCGCAAAATGATCCTAGCAGTATTGGACACATCCTACGCCGGGCGAGAAGGGCTAAGAGAACTCGTCGACAAAGCCTCAGATATCCTTCAAGACATAAGGTTGATAGAAGAGAAGAAGCTCGTAACAAGGTTCCTGAAAGAGGTCAACTCAGCAGACGGCTTGGCGATCTACAGTGTTAAAGACGTCTTGGAAGCGCTGCAGAAAGGTAGCGTTGAAACAGTGTTGGTTTCAGAGGACCTCGACTGGATCCATTTGAAGATGGTCTGCGCAAAATGCGGCTCAACAAGAGAAGCTAACATCCCAAGATCAAACTACATTCAGGAAAAGCAGAAGCTGATCAGCACACCCTGCGAAAACTGCGGCTCACTAGAATTTGAGGTTTCAGAGCAAGACTTTATAGAATACCTAGCGGACCAAGCCTACCTCTCAGGGGCGAATGTTGAGGTAATATCTTCGCGAAGCGAAGAAGGTGAGATGCTGAAGAGCTTCGGCGGTCTAGCAGCGCTACTAAGATACAGATAA
- a CDS encoding 30S ribosomal protein S27ae translates to MAEAEKAVKKKVSPKVWQFYKVEGEKLIRLRRECPRCGRGYFLAEHGDRYTCGKCGYTQYKKK, encoded by the coding sequence ATGGCTGAAGCCGAGAAGGCTGTGAAGAAAAAGGTTAGCCCAAAGGTATGGCAGTTCTACAAAGTTGAGGGAGAGAAGCTCATTAGGTTAAGAAGGGAGTGCCCGAGATGTGGTAGAGGATACTTCCTAGCTGAGCATGGGGATCGATATACTTGCGGGAAATGCGGCTATACCCAGTATAAGAAGAAGTAA
- a CDS encoding DNA-directed RNA polymerase, subunit E'': MVKEYACRQCKTLTTGKVCPNCHSTDLTPEWFGLVIILDVERSQVAKALNIKTPGKYALKVT; the protein is encoded by the coding sequence ATGGTTAAAGAATACGCTTGCAGGCAGTGTAAAACGTTAACTACGGGCAAAGTCTGCCCAAACTGCCACTCCACAGATCTAACACCAGAATGGTTTGGTCTAGTCATAATTTTGGATGTAGAGCGCTCGCAGGTAGCGAAGGCATTGAATATTAAGACACCAGGCAAATACGCCTTAAAAGTGACTTAA